The Rosa rugosa chromosome 1, drRosRugo1.1, whole genome shotgun sequence genomic sequence ttttgaaaatgatgTTGAAGCCTGCCAATTCATCATTGTTTTTCTTAATTGGAAGATGACAAATTTGTGTGACAGCGGCTAAAAAGTACTGGAGAGCTGAAACAACATGAAAGCTCCTAGACAGAGAAACTCAAAAGTGATCAAGGTTCCTATAAAGGGCAGAGCAAGTAAAGGTGGCATGGGGGAACAAAAATCTACAAGCAGAACTACACAGCACTGTCATAGAGAaccaggtaaaaaaaaaaaaaatcttgtccTTAGTAGTATGCTTGAAtactgtcaaacttgaaccttACATTAACCGTTAGTTTTTGTATGCATTTGCATGAACAGGATTTGCTAATATTGTTGAATTTGATAATTCTAGACAAAGTTCGTTTGCAGTAAAATGTTCATTTTTCCATGCTTTCCTTATTTAAAAGTTTGCACATGGAGAAACATATCAAAGACATGTGCATTGAAACTGCAGCTAATTTGGGAATTCTGTTTTGCTTATTTCACCTTATTTTCCATAGGGAAAGGTGACGACTTCTTCAATGAAAAAGATGAGCATGTATCACCTTGCAATGCAGCTAAAGGATTGGATTTGGAGATTTCTGATGATGTACAGTGTTCAGAACCAACAAAGAAGCGGCCTTTTTATGGCATTAATGGAGGGAAACCACTTCTTCCTCATTCAAAGATCAAATTGCAGCTTTTTCCTGTAAATGAAGGCATTCGAATAGGATTGGAAAAGGTAATTCTTGAATGATGAAGCTTTGGAAATGAGAACAGTATTATTTATTTGAAAGCATAAAAATCTTGTCACTTTAATTTTAAGTTTCGTTTTGTTTTATTCCACTTTAGGATGGATTTCATCCGTATTTGGAACTCACTCTTAGAGCACGGAAGAAGATTTCTTCTGTTCTAAAGCACCTTATTAGCAAATGGGGCAGTTCAAGCGCTGCTGTTGGTGAGCCGGTTCTCTTCCCATACAGGATACAGGACAGTGTATCTAGTAACAGAAGATGGACGTTGAATGATGCTGAAACCAGTGCAGGAGATGTCTATGCAGCTATTGAAAGCCCTGAAATTTTTCGCTTAAGGTATAAATCTTATTCATTTCTCTTGCTCAAAAGGATTGTGTAATTTGAGCTGAAAATAGGGATTGTGTAACTTGTTATATTGTATCTGACTCGATATAATTTTCCAGGTATGGTTGGTTCTCTAATGAACCTAAAACCTCTGAGAAGCCTTCTACATCAGCTTATGACAAGGTTGACTTGCAATCTGAAAGCATACAGAGAGCTACTAGCACCCCTGCAGAGAATGCATATGAAGTAGAGAACCACACTGTGTTAACAAGCAAATATATGGAATCAATAAATGAAAGGACAGATTCAAATGCTGAGAAGATTTCTAATGTAGATGCTGATCTTTTGGTAAagttttcttctgcttctctctcttgAGTGATTCCTTCATCATAATGCTCACAAGCACCTCCATCATCACCCAAGTAACCTTTTGCATTTATTAATGTGAATACCTGAATTTTCTGAAGCACTTACTTATGGTGAGTATGACTTTTTTGAGTTGAAATTGCATTAACTGGGAAGTCTATATAGACATGAAGAAATGTTGGATTTCTCACACAAGCTTTTCACATCCTTCCTTTGAAAATCTTTAAGCAGATAAGGAAACTTGTTGTGTATCCTGTAGAGGACTTTTAACTGGCTATCTGCATTGCACACATTAGGTTTAGATGCAACATGTATTTTCACTGATTTTACTGATATTTTGAAGTTCTGTTTTATTGTATTTAGAGTGATGGCCAGAGGCGGGTGGATGGTAAACATGCACTGGTTGTTGATACTGTTACTGACATAAGCATTGGAGGCCTCCTTTCTGAAGCATCCTTACAGGCTAAGTGCAATAATGGaaataaaaaacagagagagaaggCTAAAACCCCACATCCTGTGGGCATAAAGAGTGATTCAAAATCATTTGAGTTGTGGGCTGATTGTCCATCTATAAGCATTGGCGGCATCCTGTCTGAAGTATCCTTACAGGGAAAAATCAATCGTTTTGGTGCGCAATCAACTATGAGCAATCCAAGCTTGCAGCCAGCTCATTCAATTTCTGATAATCTGCAAGGTTCAAGGCCATCTGCTCATGATTCTTGCTTATCAATTTTGGATGCTGAAGAAACCTGTCATGCATTTCCCTCTCAAAAGTTTTCTCTGGGAAAAGATGTTCTGGGTATCGGAGGAAGTTGTGGAGGTTTGAGCCAGAACTCTGGTTTCAAACTGTTCAAGTTTCCTCTTCCAGCCAAGGTTTGTGTAATTCTGTTtgcttatttgtttcttttactGCGACTGTGCATAAATGTATGTTGCTTCAATCTACTAGGGTTTGAAATCCATTACCTTTCAGTCTACTTTACAGAAATCTTGCCACATAAAACGTAATGTGTATTTTTATATCATCTATACATGATTTGAGTACTACATGGAttaatttgatatgataaattCTAATGTTTAAACTTGGATTTCACATCAGCCACCAATTGTTTTGATTGATAACCTCAAAATTAGCTGCGGAGAATGCTTAAGGTATTGAAAAGTTGAAACTTGAAATTTCCAAATCTGTTGAAGTATTAAGGACGTAGCAACTATTTAACATTGATTTCTTGGTTAAATGAGGATGTGTGGTGGAATAGCAACATTTAGGTTGGTTAAATTAGGTGTCAAGGTGATGTGTGGTGGAATAGCAACATTTAGGTTTTAATGGAGTAAGAAAATGCCTTGCATGTTTGTGAACCTTTTGAGGGATGTCTTCTGGTTTATTTTAGCAATTGATATATTAAGCAATTCCGTTTGGTAGACCTTTCCAACCTTGgtttaattaaaataattagacTACATTCTTTAGTCTCTTGCGTATGATCAAACATGAGGCTATTTTTATTCTTAAACATCTGTTGAAATCCCTAGTCATAAGACTATACACTTGAAACAGCATAAAGTTGTGGCTGTTCTAGAGCTGTCAATTTCAACTCATATCTGATGTCTATTTTCAGGGTAATAGAGTAGCTGAGCTTCCAAAAGACCATGCTCGGCAAGTATCTAATACAGAACGGATGAATTGTTCATATTTGAACAATGATGAACGGAGCCTTGGGCTATCAGGCATCAAATGGGTAATTGAATTTCTTATTGAAGTGATATACCATGATGTACAACTTtacaaagaaaaatataagCTAATCTTTTCTTTTTGCTGCTGCGCCACAGACCGACTCTTTGGGGCCCTTTGATCTTGGCCTGCCTGTCTCCCAGAAGCTCTGTAATGCAGAGAGTACAAGCATCAGCGGATTTGTTAAGTAGCAGTTGGAGACTAAGGGACCCTTTTGATGGAGATTCCAAATCAAGGGATTAATGACATCATGAGGTTAAAGTGCTTGTTTAGACTTCTGAAAAGgataaagaaaaagatgctatGCAAACCCATATATGTCAAGACTTGAATAGAAGAATAAGAAAGCAGTCAAATTCCTAATGATTCATTGCATATAGTTATGTCAAGTCCATTTCAAACGCATGGCTTCTAGTCATATCAAATATGTTCTATCTACTGTTTTGAATTGAAGCATGGACATGGATTGATTCGCAATACTTTCCACTATGCAATATTTTGAATCTTGCAGCATCTTTCTTCAACTAAGACCAACATATGTAGAGAAAAATATTTCTGTATAGTGTCTGCCTTATACTCTTCTTTTAGATAGGTAGGCTAGCTTCTAGAATCCCAAGGTTGGTACTCTGTTTAACTGTGTTAGTTCATTCTCTATTTAATAGTTGAAGAGGTGACTCCTGGAATTGGAGTTGGTGCTGTACAGGTTATTATTGTACCTTTCTAAATGGAATTTAGATATGGTAGGAAATATGGAGTTGCAATTTATAAAAATGCAGTTAAACTCTAGTTGTGCCAAATTAGCATGAAAGGACCTTTGTCGATTTTGTAGGTCAGAATGAACTATTTGTCTCATTTTCTGTCAGTTCCCACGTACTCGTGAGTACACAAAAAAAAGTCATGAACAAAAATAACGGGTTAAAGACTATCCTTTTGTTTACGAGTGTAACCGAAACTTCAAAAACGAAAACGTTATTATAAAAGTCTTGataatatattgttttttgAGGAAACATTTGGTAGTACTCCGAAGTTTGACATATCCCGAAATATTCTATCATCAGATTCATGAATTCACCGAAAACTAACCCAAAGTATACAATACCGTGGATTCCCTAGATTTTCgaagtttttttttatgattgcGCCAATTACAATGTGGGAGAGTGGCCTGCTGGCTGCTGGCAGGTGGCAACTGTTGTACGCTGTGAAACTCTACATCCCAATGATCCATTTACCCACCAAATAGAGCATTCCAACTTCCCATCACAATCTCCCTTTCATTTTTCTCATTCTACCACTCTCTTTGAGAGCAGTCCAAGTCGTTGAAAATGgagaagggaaaaagaaaattatccAACCCTAAAGACCATTTTCAAGTCTTATTCCCCAAATTCTCATGGCGGAGTAAGCGGAGCCAAACAATGATCAATGACACCCTTCTCCTTTGGCATAAATCCAAGCACTGCCGGCCAAGGGACGGCAGGTTCAATCAAACTTTGCCACCACCTATCCCTACATTCCCAATGTTTTTATCCACTTTCATGATTACTATGTCACCTAGGTGCTACCGTCAAACACTCAGTCGGAGACTAATCCCTGCTTCTGAGGTTTAATGGGGTGTATTCAGACCAAGACCAACTCCCCAACTCATGGACCTCATGGCCTCGACAAGTTGAAAGTTGATCATGGGTATGTCAAGGGAGGTGGGGAAGGGAAACCCTTTGCCCTGAAAGCCCCGGGAAAGGCGCCGGTGAGGGTTAATGCCGAGGTTAAGGTTGATAGTGGAGGAGGAGGTGGGAAGGGTGTGGTTAgtagagagacagagagaggcAATGTTTCAGGAAGGCTTACAGTGACGCAGACTGGaggagatgatgatgaaattgtGGATGGCTGGCCAAAGTGGCTTGTTGATAATGTGCCTCGAGATGTTTTGGATGGCTTGGTTCCGAAGAGTGCTGATTCATATGACAAGCTTGCTAAGGTAATTTGTACTCAGTATGTTATACTCATTTCTATTACATATCATTTCAGTATATAAATGCAGATTCAGCAATATCCCATTTTGCCAATGTTACATCTGTTCTAGAAAAAGTTGATAGCTTTGTTTCTTGTCAAATTGTCTTAGTGAATAAGGTGTGAGCGAGCTAGAATGAGTTGCCATTGTTCTTATCATGTGATGTTATTTGCTATATCATTATGAAATTGAAGTGATATACATTCAATTTTCAAACTCAGTTAGAAGAGGTCAGGTGGGGTAGGTAAAGAATTGGTGCCACATATTCATTTTCCTTACTTGGTTTTCCTGGAGGGCAAGAGTATGACTAGGCCTGAATCTATTTCTGGTTTGTGCAGGTAGGCCAAGGAACCTACAGCAATGTGTACAAAGCTCGTGATAGAGACACCAAAAAGATTGTTGCTTTGAAAAAGGTCCGGTTTGACACATCAGAGCCAGAGAGTATCAAGTTTATGGCGAGGGAGATAATGATATTACGGAGGCTAGATCATCCCAATGTCATCAAGCTTGAAGGACTAGCCACGTCAAGGATGCAATATAGTCTATATTTGGTCCTTGAATTCATGCAATATGACCTGACTAAAATAATCTCACGTCCTGAAGAGAGGCTCACTGAACCACAGGTTGGCATTTTCCCTTCTTCATCCTTACAGTTATATGTAGTTATTGGCTCATACTCATGGAGTCAATATTCATGAAATATTGTCTTTGGGAAAAGTGTGGAGTTCCTCAACCAATCAGGAATAGGTGGTGATAAGGAAGGGACAGTTCGACTATTGATTTTGAATAGAAAAGGTtgaaaatgatgatgatgatgactacTCTTTTTTCGGTGGAAATGTTGTAAAATAGTTTCATTTATTTGCGTAATTGGCACGGGCTTCTAATTGTTGCAAACTAACTTCATCAGTTCCTAAGTTCATAACTGTTTCTCCACTAGGTAGAGGTTTGTTTGGAATGACTTggagtttattattattattattattattttttttttttgcaggtaAAGTGCTATATGCAGCAACTGCTTTCTGGTCTCCAGCACTGCCATGAGAAAGGAATTCTACACAGAGACATTAAACCTTCAAACTTGCTAATAGACAAGAATGGGATGCtcaaaattgcagattttgggCTAGCGAACTTCTTCCCTCCCAAACAAAAACGTCCTCTTACGAGCCGAGTTGTGACTCTCTGGTATAGAGCCCCAGAGCTCTTGTTAGGCTCTACAGATTACGGAGTTGGTATTGATCTTTGGAGTGCAGGATGTCTACTGGGAGAAATGTTTGTAGGAAGGCCAATTATGCCTGGGAGGACTGAGGTAAAACGCTTTGATGCTAGTTATGCTCTTACACTAGGAACTCGAATCATTTGTTCATTAGGATTTTTGTGGGAAACCAAGTCAGCTTTACAGTTTTCTCAAATGAGTTATTTACACAATCGAATATCCTATCTGATGATATTAAAACAATATTGAGTTCTTTGTATGTATTGTCCTCGTATGAGAAATAGTTGGTTTTGCCTTTTCATCTCTTTCTCAAATTTCAATATGAAAATCCCTTCTATGATGGGAGCTGAAATTACTAGAACATTCGCTTTCATCTTATTACTGGCACTTTTTATTCTCTTATTCTCTTATGCATCTGTGTATTCAGGTTGAGCAACTTCATAGAATCTTCAAGCTTTGTGGTTCCCCCTCAGATGATTACTGGAAGAAAATGAAGTTACCAACAAGCTTCCGACCCCCACATCATTACAAACCTAGTTTTGAAGAATTCTTCAGGGACTTCTCGATGCCATCATTTGGTCTGTTGATCACTCTTCTTGCTCTTGACCCGACATCTCGTGGCAGTGCTGCTTCTGGTCTCCAGAGCGGAGTGAGTACCAATGAGCTTTTTCTTTCTGGAGTCAATTTTCTCTACCAATTTTTAGTTTTCTGTTCTATTTGATTGAACTGAACATCGTCATAAAGAACATGAGGCAAAAAAGATATCAATAGTTAAAATAGTCAGAGTTGCAGTTGTACGTTGAATCCTTTTTACAATTCATTAATCATGAATTTGATTCTGAATTGACTAAGAGTTCGTGGTCAATGAATTAACATAGAGAGTATTTATTGTTTTGTACTGTGATTGATCACTAGCATTGTTATATAGAAGTGAAAGGGTAGGGATGAACATTATCAACTTTTGTGTTATCTATTTTTGATCTGTTTTAGCAACTGCTAACATCTTTTTCTCATGGGACATTAATTGAATGTGCCATGTTATTACTGCTTTAGTTTATGACTTTGAAGTTTTCAAGTACAATCTCATCTCTCAAGTACATACCATTTGACCTATAAGTTGAAATTTGGTTGATCTAAGAGAAAAATGAATGAAGAAAAGCTTAATGTTTTGGTGAACTATTTCAGTATGTTCTTTTTGATTGTTTGATCTACATCTGTTCAACATGTTATCTACAGATTCTAATTTCATTTTCTGCCTTCAGTTCTTTAGTTCAAGTCCATCGGCGTGTGACCTTTCAGCTCTACCAGTGCTGTATAAAGAGGAGGATGATCCGGCTCAAAGAAAGGATCGGAAGAAGTATGCTATTAAATTACTACCAAcaatctactttcattattttgattGATATTATACAAACTATATTAAAAGGACACCTAGATGTAGTTTATGTGGACATGCATTTGAACTTGCCTGGATGAAAAATTAATATTtctgttgttttattttttttatttaactcTAAAATGTGGTACTACTTTTGCATAACACAAGGAAATCTAAAAAACTTTCACTCCAATACTCTTGATCAGATGTTTTCTAATTCATGAGGTTTTTGAATTGCATTTTTGTCCCCATGTTCAATTTCAGATCTGCTGTTTTGTTTACAGTTGGTTTAATTTAGAGTAAATGCTGTCAAAACCTTATTTGATTTAACTAACATCTAATGTATAGATAAAATGCACATTAACAGTTCAGTGGAGGTCTAAACACCCTAAATATGAATTACCTAATTGTGGTTTTTCATCTGATGCAAGGAGGGTCTACAAAGTAAGGCAATGGTCTCAAACAAACCGTGATTTTCATCAAAGAAGGGTCCAGGGAAGAGGAGAATTTGGATCTTTGAATGAGGTAAGTTTTGCACACGGACAAGTTCCTTAAAGCAGACTTTTTATTTGAGTCAATATATGTTTCATTTGGGATAGTATCATGTACTTCAGAAGTTTCATGGGCGAAAAATGTGCTTTAGTAAAAAAATGAGAACATTGATTCAAGTAGTACGTCACACAATAAGGGCTTCTTTCACAGTGTGGTGGTAGTTCCAAATGTACTTTCAAATAATCGATCAAACTTGCttattattgtgtttggtagaAAAACAATGTTCTTTTGGGGTTCTAGGAGCACTTGCTCGCATTGCTTTCTGGATTAGGTGCTTCCTCAGGAAGCAGTTCCAAGTAAATTATTCAGGACAAAAGAACTAACAGTAGTGGGAATGGATTCTGTCTTTAAAGAAACAACACATTGTAAAAATTGACAATGACTAGCCATTTAACCCAAGTGCAGTCTTTCGTCTAAGATTCACCTTGTATTGTGACTGATATCGCTTCTCTAATAACTTGGAATAAAGTGAGAAATGGAAAATATTTTTTGACTAGGGTACATtctttcacctttttttttttttctttgatgacTCAGACTTGGTTTAAAACTATCATGCTTTCAGTTTGTATATATGAAATGACTACACCATTACTTGATATAGTTCATTTGTAGAATTATATCCTGGCTTTTTCTACTTTATTCAGGAAAAGAATGCGGAAACTGGAAGTACACACAGCCAAGAAATGGGAAGCATATATAGCCAAGATATGGGCAACACTAGTGTAAGCAGCAGCGCTTCCTCCTGTTTTAGACCCTCCATACACGAGAACTTGAATGCATCTCTTTCCCCAATAATCCGCTCGCATCAAAAAAGATTTCCAAGCACCGAGGGTCATCCCAATGCTCTCAAGAACATTAATCCTGATGCTCTCAAAAACATCAACAACTTTACTCTCTTACAGGCCTCTATAAAAGATATCGTCAACCACACTGAAGGCGGTACATACCGGAGATCTCATTCAACGCTAGACTTCCGAAATTTTGATCCTGAGAAGATGTTTGGATTCGACAAAGTATAGGCAATCAGAACATATCTTTATCAGCTCAAGCTTTCTACCCCTTCTGGGTTAGAAACTTATAATTCTTTTTCCCAGTTTTTTGGTCTCAAATTTCCCTTACATGAGTTTGTGCTATAAACAATAATTCTGTCTCTGTAAACTTTTTTTGTTCACAGATTACCTATGGAAAATTCtccataaaataaaagaagttggtTTTGCACTGAATAGTAAGATGACAGAAAAAGTAGTTGTGTAATGATTCATTGGACAATAGACATGATTTGCTAACACATTGCAATAGATCTTTACGTATGCTTGTGCTAGATTTGATGCTGCTTGGATTTCAGTGCTAGGCCGAAGGGCTAGAATCATGTATGTAAGGAGCTGCTGAAGAATTTCGACGGAAGACAATGTTCATTATGAAATTATCATGCCTTTCCACTCAAATTTTAGCATTACTCCACACACCAGATATTTGTTTATCTGTCCTCTCAAGTTATGAATCCCAGTCTTGTTGTATTCTATACCTTGCTGTTCTTAGATTCTTCTTATAATTTCTATAAAGTTGAAACAACACAAATTTCTTGTTTATATAACAAAACACAGACCACACGTGTGCtaaaaattttgttttcaaaaCTTAGCTGTGCAGAAGCTGCTGCAAAATTAGCCTCATAATAATATAGATAATGTTGAACAATGGAATGTAGAAATCATTGCAGAAAGAGGAGGATATCTGAGATAAGTTTGAATTTGCAACGGAACATCCCGATTTCCATGAATCATTATATATCAACGAGCAACTTTGAACCTCCTCAACTTGCAAGTGGAAAGTTGCTTGTTCAGAGATCCAAAGCAACATCCAAATTGTTCTAGCTAGTACTAGCCTAATCTGGGATCTGATGAAACAATGTCTCTGTTTCTCTATCTTCATAAGTTCATATTAAGATACAGATACAGCGGAATTTGGAGTCCTAAAATATCTTATCTTATTTACTTTTAAGAGCATCTCTAGCTAGTGGAAACTCATGCTGCAACAGATGTTGACAGCTGGATTAAGTCCAGCCAAAACATCAAATCCGACACCGATACAATCcttagaagaaaataaaaagtaaaaggtAAGCATGCTCATTTGGCAAGATCAGCTCCACACATGCAAAGGACTGTTGAATCAAACTCGATCGAAAGCATTCAAAACCTTCTTATACATATACATGTCAACGGATCCAAGCCTTAGAAAATCATTAGAATCAACTAAGGTCTTGAAACACATGCAGTAGTTTTATGCTCGTAGTAAACAAACTATGTACAggtaaaaaagagagagagagttttgataCTTTGTTTACTGTTTAGTTCACCACCAGTAATAGTACTACTCGTCATAGAAGTTGTCAACAAACTTGCCTTTGATCCATTTGAAACTGTTGCGCAGCGACGACTTGAACTTACCTTCCATGGTATACATGTTATAGTTTGCCACCCTCTTCCTTCTCTCCAGCTCTGGATTACTATTACCAGACCCTGATGCTGAAGATGGCCCTTCTACCTTGCTCACCGGACCATTGAAGCTGTAAGATTTCGGTCGATCCTCAAACCCGAACCTCGCCTCTGTATATGCAGTTGCGTAGTACCCAGAAAATGATTTGCTCTTCTCCATATCTGAATTCTCAGCTCAAAGGACAAGGAGGTAGAGATGCCTTGCAGTTACAAGAGTAGACCAGCTCTCATGAGTTGCAAATATATGAGAGGGTGAGAAAGTAGCACCAGTGATTATATATGATATATAGTAAAGCAATCAACTTAGTGCGATGTGCATGGGCTATCATGACACGCCTTAGTTTTTGATGATAGAATAAATCATTCGATTTATTAATGGGACTCGTGTGCGGACAATAGTGCTTAGATATTATATGGAAGGAATATGCGATGTTATGTTACGAGCAATGAGCATAACAGTAGAGAGTGACATACCCGTTTGTAGCTTTAGTCGTAATTGAAATGTATTAGCTCTGGAATTATAAATTTGACATGGTTCACTTTAGTCTCTGGTGGTGTTAAGAACTAAGCTACTCTGTTACCTAGTATGTTGTGTTTAAGGCATCTTTGCTTAGAATTTTGTTGCTACGTCGATAGACAGTAACAACATTGTTAGTTCCTCCCACCTTTCGTCACATTTCCTTAGATAAGAGTAATATCAAGAGCTTTTGCTCTTCCCAGATTAAGGAATCAAACAATTGCCAAAGTTACTagcaacaaagaaacaaaattttctTAGTGGAGAAGCTTGGTGACACCATATATTGTTGAGGATTAGGTACACTATGCTTTGCTAATTGGGATATATCATGATTCACGAGAGCGAGAGCCGAGAGGCCGGCACAAGTGGACCACAATATATGTAGTGGTGGATTTTCTAGCTGTTCAATAGAATTAGGAAGCCACTAGTGATTAGTCATTTGGGTATCAATTAGTGGTGGTAGGGCGACCAAAGAAGTGAGGCTGTGCCCTAGTGGGGTAAAGAACCAACCGGCCGGAGTCGGAAAATAAGTTGGATGTCTGTGTTTGGGGGCCTTTTTAGCTCCTCCACTTATAAGCACCAGCCTTTTTGGTGTTTGGTAAATTGCCCCTCAACCTGCTTTTTCGAGAAGTAGGggctttttcttttgaaaaacaGAAGCTAGGCCTAACCTCTTTTTTGAAGTAGAAGCAGCGATATTCATTGTACCGGTGGTCAATGTAGATGAATGATTCTTTCAAAATTCCAACTTATATCTTCATTGAAGAAATTACACACAGCCATGAAAACCCTAGCCTATTGTGAGAAGACATGCCGCTCTTCTCTTCATGCACAGACGCACTATTCTCTCTGTCTTCTCCcttaactctctctctcattctggATCATTGGCATCACCAACTTCGGTCGTGGGTCTTGGGCCTATGCAGTGGCAGAACCAGGATCAAATTCctgtctaggctaattagaagggcacaatattttttttttttttttttttgaggtttggaacccagtgggaggctcatcctcacgcctttattaTTTTGGATCAAAACATACAACGGAGGGGACATAAAATCAAACCCCGTAAATTAAAAACTACAAGTATACATTTGTTgtaaaacaacaataaactaactaaatcGTACCCTCCGAGATCTACTCACTTCAAACTCAGTAATTACAGAATCATTATCAATGTTATTAGCAAATTTTTGTAGATACCATGACAAAAGATTTTTGTACCTCTTGGGTTTCCGGTGATCCGTCATTATATTCAATACCTATAATATATTATATAGATACCACCattagaattatatatatatatatatatatacacacacacacacacacacacatacatttCAGACATAACGCAACTACAACTAATTATACATTATT encodes the following:
- the LOC133724453 gene encoding probable serine/threonine-protein kinase At1g54610 isoform X1, producing MGCIQTKTNSPTHGPHGLDKLKVDHGYVKGGGEGKPFALKAPGKAPVRVNAEVKVDSGGGGGKGVVSRETERGNVSGRLTVTQTGGDDDEIVDGWPKWLVDNVPRDVLDGLVPKSADSYDKLAKVGQGTYSNVYKARDRDTKKIVALKKVRFDTSEPESIKFMAREIMILRRLDHPNVIKLEGLATSRMQYSLYLVLEFMQYDLTKIISRPEERLTEPQVKCYMQQLLSGLQHCHEKGILHRDIKPSNLLIDKNGMLKIADFGLANFFPPKQKRPLTSRVVTLWYRAPELLLGSTDYGVGIDLWSAGCLLGEMFVGRPIMPGRTEVEQLHRIFKLCGSPSDDYWKKMKLPTSFRPPHHYKPSFEEFFRDFSMPSFGLLITLLALDPTSRGSAASGLQSGFFSSSPSACDLSALPVLYKEEDDPAQRKDRKKRVYKVRQWSQTNRDFHQRRVQGRGEFGSLNEEKNAETGSTHSQEMGSIYSQDMGNTSVSSSASSCFRPSIHENLNASLSPIIRSHQKRFPSTEGHPNALKNINPDALKNINNFTLLQASIKDIVNHTEGGTYRRSHSTLDFRNFDPEKMFGFDKV
- the LOC133724454 gene encoding uncharacterized protein LOC133724454; this translates as MKAPRQRNSKVIKVPIKGRASKGGMGEQKSTSRTTQHCHREPGKGDDFFNEKDEHVSPCNAAKGLDLEISDDVQCSEPTKKRPFYGINGGKPLLPHSKIKLQLFPVNEGIRIGLEKDGFHPYLELTLRARKKISSVLKHLISKWGSSSAAVGEPVLFPYRIQDSVSSNRRWTLNDAETSAGDVYAAIESPEIFRLRYGWFSNEPKTSEKPSTSAYDKVDLQSESIQRATSTPAENAYEVENHTVLTSKYMESINERTDSNAEKISNVDADLLSDGQRRVDGKHALVVDTVTDISIGGLLSEASLQAKCNNGNKKQREKAKTPHPVGIKSDSKSFELWADCPSISIGGILSEVSLQGKINRFGAQSTMSNPSLQPAHSISDNLQGSRPSAHDSCLSILDAEETCHAFPSQKFSLGKDVLGIGGSCGGLSQNSGFKLFKFPLPAKGNRVAELPKDHARQVSNTERMNCSYLNNDERSLGLSGIKWTDSLGPFDLGLPVSQKLCNAESTSISGFVK
- the LOC133724453 gene encoding probable serine/threonine-protein kinase At1g54610 isoform X2, with protein sequence MGCIQTKTNSPTHGPHGLDKLKVDHGYVKGGGEGKPFALKAPGKAPVRVNAEVKVDSGGGGGKGVVSRETERGNVSGRLTVTQTGGDDDEIVDGWPKWLVDNVPRDVLDGLVPKSADSYDKLAKVGQGTYSNVYKARDRDTKKIVALKKVRFDTSEPESIKFMAREIMILRRLDHPNVIKLEGLATSRMQYSLYLVLEFMQYDLTKIISRPEERLTEPQVKCYMQQLLSGLQHCHEKGILHRDIKPSNLLIDKNGMLKIADFGLANFFPPKQKRPLTSRVVTLWYRAPELLLGSTDYGVGIDLWSAGCLLGEMFVGRPIMPGRTEVEQLHRIFKLCGSPSDDYWKKMKLPTSFRPPHHYKPSFEEFFRDFSMPSFGLLITLLALDPTSRGSAASGLQSGFFSSSPSACDLSALPVLYKEEDDPAQRKDRKKVYKVRQWSQTNRDFHQRRVQGRGEFGSLNEEKNAETGSTHSQEMGSIYSQDMGNTSVSSSASSCFRPSIHENLNASLSPIIRSHQKRFPSTEGHPNALKNINPDALKNINNFTLLQASIKDIVNHTEGGTYRRSHSTLDFRNFDPEKMFGFDKV